A single Branchiostoma floridae strain S238N-H82 chromosome 11, Bfl_VNyyK, whole genome shotgun sequence DNA region contains:
- the LOC118425302 gene encoding uncharacterized protein LOC118425302, with amino-acid sequence MEPVNDVVGFFTSRGNEFSVYSIDWEQESVVLVRPVDGTDLKVHPFFREAQRRSASEVLSIPFSHLQDVADAIRHKVAHVQNVFVYNTGRCGSTLLTRAADATSVAQAVNEPEVFSIINMAVLRSRRAKDVSPNPAARSDVVSDLDEDDMVKLLTNVVTLLNYHLMTADPRHRDVIVYKLKFDVLLIGDLMYRAFPSAKNIFLYRNGMECFESWIRLWFKSNVVYSLLRGLRRLGLWRWAPMVPDYFRSFGDGPKFSDHSDGSTGSYAVTVWVGTMQRALELQKMHPEYFFHCLLYYSALARGKEKTLRLLLKRLGLKWNPGEDGEEAENMKKSFVKDSQAGTYRALTSSFLAPCFSSAA; translated from the exons ATGGAACCGGTGAACGACGTGGTGGGGTTCTTCACAAGCCGCGGGAACGAGTTTTCTGTGTACAGCATCGACTGGGAACAAGAGTCGGTAGTGTTGGTGAGACCAGTGGACGGAACTGATCTTAAAGTTCACCCGTTCTTTCGTGAG GCTCAAAGAAGGAGCGCCTCTGAGGTACTCTCCATTCCGTTTTCACATCTCCAAGATGTTGCAGATGCCATTCGTCATAAggtggcgcatgtgcagaatgTATTCGTCTACAATACAG GAAGATGTGGTTCCACCCTCCTCACACGAGCAGCCGATGCCACTTCAGTTGCTCAAGCAGTCAACGAACCCGAGGTATTCTCCATCATTAACATGGCAGTGCTCCGGTCCAGACGTGCCAAAGATGTCTCTCCCAACCCCGCGGCGCGCTCGGATGTCGTGTCAGATCTAGACGAGGACGACATGGTGAAGCTCTTAACGAATGTCGTCACCCTGCTGAATTACCACCTCATGACGGCAGACCCTCGTCACCGGGATGTTATCGTGTACAAGCTGAAATTTGATGTTCTGCTGATCGGAGACTTGATGTACCGCGCCTTTCCGTCTGCAAAGAACATATTCCTGTATAGGAACGGAATGGAGTGCTTTGAATCGTGGATAAGATTGTGGTTCAAAAGCAATGTTGTATATTCCCTCCTGAGAGGACTGAGACGGCTCGGCTTGTGGAGGTGGGCACCGATGGTACCCGACTACTTCCGAAGTTTCGGAGACGGACCCAAATTCTCCGATCATTCTGATGGAAGCACTGGGTCTTACGCGGTGACCGTGTGGGTTGGCACGATGCAGCGTGCTCTGGAGTTACAGAAGATGCACCCAGAGTACTTCTTCCACTGCCTGCTTTACTACAGCGCCTTGGCGAGAGGGAAAGAGAAGACACTGCGGTTGCTACTGAAGAGGCTCGGGCTGAAGTGGAATCCTGGCGAAGATGGAGAAGAAGCGGAGAATATGAAGAAGTCGTTCGTCAAGGACAGCCAGGCAGGGACATACCGGGCCCTGACGTCATCTTTCCTGGCACCATGTT tcTCCTCTGCCGCTTAA